A DNA window from Amphiprion ocellaris isolate individual 3 ecotype Okinawa chromosome 8, ASM2253959v1, whole genome shotgun sequence contains the following coding sequences:
- the parapinopsina gene encoding LOW QUALITY PROTEIN: parapinopsin a (The sequence of the model RefSeq protein was modified relative to this genomic sequence to represent the inferred CDS: substituted 2 bases at 2 genomic stop codons) encodes MKSTSLNGNSSSSDSSVNTELLSGTGYTILAIIMGVFSVAGIILNVLVIAVTVRHRKLRQPLSYALVNLAICDLGCALFGGLPTTVTNAMGYFSLGRVGCVLEGFAVAFFGITSLCTIGVISVERYVVVCYPMGAVLFQTRHAVAGVVLAWVWSFVWNTPPLFGWGSYELEGVRTSCAPNWYSRDVGSMSYIVIYFILCFVLPFSIIMVSYSRLLWTLHQVSNEEAGLVNVLTLMIQXRCIFAFFLYFAILXVTKLQVSEAGSTNRVEVQVARMVVVMVLAFLVTWLPYAAMALTVIIDSSVHVDPVVATIPVYFAKSSTVYNPIIYIFMNRQFRGYAIPAVLCGWNPWATDPQISEAETSVASVSKSQRGSRQESLKE; translated from the exons ATGAAGAGTACCAGCCTGAATGGAAACTCCTCGTCGTCTGACAGCTCAGTCAACACAGAGCTCCTGTCTGGGACTGGTTACACAATACTGGCCATAATCATGGGTGTGTTCTCTGTAGCGGGGATCATCCTCAACGTCCTGGTCATCGCGGTGACGGTGAGACACAGAAAACTAAGGCAGCCACTCAGCTATGCCCTGGTTAACCTCGCCATATGTGACCTGGGCTGCGCTCTGTTTGGAGGCCTGCCCACCACAGTCACCAATGCAATGGGATACTTCAGCCTGGGACGTGTGGGCTGTGTGTTGGAGGGCTTTGCTGTTGCCTTTTTTG GTATAACAAGCCTGTGTACAATAGGAGTCATTTCTGTTGAGCGCTATGTAGTGGTGTGTTATCCGATGGGTGCTGTCCTGTTCCAGACCAG GCATGCAGTTGCTGGAGTGGTTCTAGCCTGGGTCTGGTCATTTGTGTGGAACACTCCGCCTCTGTTCGGTTGGGGAAGTTATGAGTTAGAGGGCGTCAGAACTTCCTGCGCTCCAAACTGGTACAGCCGAGATGTCGGGAGCATGTCCTACATTGTCATATACTTCATCCTTTGTTTTGTCTTGCCCTTCTCCATCATCATGGTGTCCTACTCACGACTGTTATGGACCCTCCACCAGGTGAGCAACGAAGAAGCTGGACTTGTAAATGTATTGACTCTAATGATACAATAACgatgtatttttgctttttttttgtattttgctattttgtagGTGACCAAGCTGCAGGTATCTGAGGCTGGAAGCACAAATCGTGTGGAGGTGCAAGTGGCCcgcatggtggtggtgatggtgttgGCCTTCCTAGTCACCTGGCTGCCATATGCCGCAATGGCCCTTACTGTCATCATTGACTCCAGTGTACACGTTGACCCTGTCGTCGCTACTATACCTGTTTACTTCGCTAAAAGCAGCACCGTCTACAACCCCATCATATATATTTTCATGAACAGACAG tTTCGAGGCTACGCTATTCCTGCTGTTCTGTGTGGATGGAATCCGTGGGCCACAGACCCTCAAATATCTGAGGCTGAGACGTCTGTTGCCTCTGTCAGCAAGAGCCAAAGAGGCTCACGTCAAGAatctttaaaagaataa
- the ddx20 gene encoding probable ATP-dependent RNA helicase DDX20, which yields MAAAVRKAAHDIETRKRTDDVLLSEGIDFGSLLLSPAVLDGLSAAGFQKPSPIQLKAIPLGRCGLDLIVQAKSGTGKTCVFCTIALDSLVLENPATQVLVLAPTREIAVQIHSVVMAIGCAMEGLECHVFIGGRPVSQDKVHLKKCHIAVGSPGRIKQLIELGMLSTSSVRLFVLDEADKLLEEGSFQEQINWIFSSLPVNKQMLALSATYPESLAQHLTRYMREPTFVRLNPNEMGLKGLKQYYKLVQSHPLAHKVFQEKVQHLLELFSKIPFNQALVFSNLHTRAQHLADILSSKGLPAVCISGGLSQDQRLEAMSKLKQYQCRVLISTDLTSRGIDAEKVNLVINLDVPQDWETYMHRIGRAGRFGTQGLAVTYCCHGEEENKMMAIAQKCDLTLSALPSTMEPGLMDEPCDWDVCTEASTSGDVSQLFSRTEKKRRTKTEASQSHSVGHQAVEHSSQRKPEKTQPARRQGAHGEENRRKISSAEDALPQSPPQATPTRKELQDALPKIPPLSSFKNQRSKFMTFEEAERDFHSFITTGLGRSVEIIREFRGREDGGPSDQNEHRESFILNDDRALKVAQNGERWKSNSSSQRLISSSSSSDMEENQDEVTTGSSNQTDGAEYRAKPQTGAGHAAKPKADPTRSKASASSELRTYAQIPTSGRASSHPESRESVPSIKSSWRTNQTAPAESRRVESQKAKKQIGKRSRKLSEKMKRELKRGWDAEDCIDMEEEEWSAETYWRACYRAWNDYYTCMSPFQEQGYQSYYSAAHNWMAAYRMNTVYVEELLKFPLSTSNHAVSQ from the exons ATGGCAGCCGCCGTGAGGAAGGCAGCTCACGACATCGAAACGCGAAAGCGGACCGACGATGTGCTTCTGTCGGAGGGGATCGACTTCGGCTCCCTGCTGCTGTCTCCGGCGGTGCTGGACGGACTGTCCGCCGCGGGCTTCCAGAAACCTTCCCCGATCCAGCTGAAGGCGATCCCGCTGGGCCGCTGTGGACTCG ATTTGATTGTACAGGCCAAGTCTGGCACTGGAAAGACATGCGTGTTCTGCACTATAGCCCTCGACTCTCTGGTCCTGGAGAATCCTGCGACTCAG GTTCTGGTGTTGGCTCCTACACGTGAGATAGCAGTGCAGATCCACTCAGTAGTGATGGCCATAGGCTGTGCCATGGAGGGCCTGGAGTGCCATGTTTTCATTGGCGGCAGGCCCGTGAGCCAAGACAAAGTCCATCTGAAGAAGTGTCACATAGCCGTGGGCTCACCTG GTCGCATCAAGCAGCTGATTGAGTTGGGCATGTTGTCAACCTCCAGCGTCAGACTGTTTGTTCTGGATGAGGCGGacaagctgctggaggaggGCAGCTTCCAGGAGCAGATAAA CTGGATCTTCTCCTCGCTCCCTGTGAACAAACAGATGCTGGCACTCTCTGCCACCTACCCAGAATCCCTGGCTCAGCACCTGACCCGCTACATGAGAGAACCCACCTTTGTTAGACTCAATCCCAATGAAATGGGCCTGAAAG GTCTGAAGCAGTATTACAAGCTGGTGCAGTCCCATCCGTTAGCTCACAAGGTTTTTCAGGAGAAGGTGCAGCACTTATTAGAGCTGTTCAGTAAAATCCCATTCAACCAAGCTCTGGTATTTTCCAATTTACACACAAG GGCTCAGCACCTGGCTGACATCCTGTCCTCCAAAGGCTTACCTGCTGTTTGTATCTCAG GTGGCCTGAGTCAGGACCAGAGACTGGAGGCGATGTCCAAACTGAAGCAGTACCAATGCAGAGTGTTAATCTCCACTGATCTG ACTTCCAGGGGTATAGATGCAGAGAAAGTCAACTTGGTGATAAACCTGGACGTGCCGCAGGATTGGGAAACCTACATGCACAGAATTGGACGGGCCGGGCGTTTTG GCACTCAGGGGCTGGCTGTGACctactgttgccatggagaggAGGAGAATAAGATGATGGCCATCGCTCAAAAATGTGACCTTACTTTGTCTGCGCTGCCAT CCACCATGGAGCCCGGGTTGATGGATGAGCCATGTGACTGGGATGTCTGCACTGAAGCCTCCACTTCAGGCGACGTATCCCAGCTGTTCTCcagaacagagaagaagaggcGCACAAAGACCGAAGCCTCGCAGTCTCACTCTGTCGGGCATCAAGCTGTAGAGCACAGCAGTCAAAGAAAACCAGAAAAGACCCAACCAGCACGGAGACAAGGAGCACACGGTGAAGAGAATCGCAGAAAGATATCTTCAGCAGAGGACGCTTTGCCGCAGAGTCCTCCTCAAGCGACGCCGACTCGAAAAGAGCTGCAAGACGCTCTGCCGAAGATCCCTCCTCTCAGCTCGTTCAAGAATCAAAGATCAAAGTTTATGACTTTTGAGGAGGCTGAGCGGGACTTCCATAGCTTCATCACCACAGGGTTGGGGAGGTCAGTGGAGATCATCAGGGAGTTCAGAGGCCGAGAGGATGGAGGCCCCAGTGATCAGAACGAGCATCGGGAATCTTTCATTCTTAATGATGACAGAGCCCTAAAGGTAGCGCAGAATGGTGAACGATGGAAATCTAACTCATCATCTCAAAGGTTGATTTCCAGTTCTTCTAGCTCTGAtatggaggagaaccaggatgAAGTGACAACAGGAAGCTCAAATCAGACTGATGGAGCTGAATACAGGGCCAAGCCTCAGACTGGAGCTGGACATGCAGCCAAACCAAAGGCAGATCCCACTAGGTCCAAAGCTTCTGCTTCTTCTGAACTCAGAACATATGCTCAGATACCCACAAGTGGGAGAGCTTCGTCTCATCCTGAGAGCAGGGAATCCGTACCGAGCATTAAATCAAGCTGGCGAACCAACCAGACAGCCCCAGCAGAGTCTCGCAGAGTTGAATCGCAAAAGGCGAAAAAACAGATTGGAAAACGGAGCAGAAAGCTctcagaaaagatgaaaagagaaCTAAAGAGAGGATGGGATGCAGAAGATTGCATTGacatggaggaagaggagtggAGCGCAGAAACGTACTGGAGAGCCTGCTACCGAGCCTGGAATGATTACTACACCTGCATGTCCCCTTTTCAAGAGCAGGGTTACCAAAGCTACTACAGCGCAGCGCACAACTGGATGGCAGCTTATCGTATGAACACCGTCTACGTGGAAGAACTCCTGAAGTTTCCATTAAGCACTTCTAATCATGCTGTTTCCCAGTGA
- the LOC111572874 gene encoding 5-hydroxytryptamine receptor 1-like, translated as MQKNAGDTMEVHTLWNETTLRNDTDATHFPAFLIFNCTVLTLSLVLGLPGNLWVCWVVFRTKSLQNCNNALLVSLAASDLLKCAVDTPLLLFSFLCQGKDSRVSVCALQQFTYALCSCVQLLTLVSISVERFQAIAFPFQTERRKARVRLWITSIWACGLVLAIISLTLSKKALFYMLCRSHFGGSGGDLRHTDPFGPYVLVPVWGLSLTVIVVHYVRIFKVVRQHRKKVFNRGVQLRPTVAEHVWAWLSVPPSAPRTAPRGSCRSLPLSPLPLRRTMLLVAEAGAPCAGVAAARPPEIVGAVCLLTPGAKERGKKQMEGKLAQRFGYIIIAFTLFWAPMVVILLMNVISWPDRLLMELETSAVVLTCVQAAVDPLIYTFVTRQFRTELSKILSSIPGCPPKPRG; from the exons ATGCAGAAAAATGCAGGTGATACGATGGAGGTTCACACTTTATGGAACGAAACCACTTTGCGCAACGACACCGACGCGACCCACTTTCCTGCGTTTCTTATCTTCAACTGCACGGTCCTCACGTTGTCTTTAGTTTTGGGTTTACCCGGCAACTTGTGGGTCTGCTGGGTTGTGTTCAGAACCAAGAGTCTGCAGAACTGCAATAACGCCCTGTTGGTCAGCCTGGCCGCCAGTGACCTGCTGAAGTGCGCCGTGGACACTCCGCTGCTGCTCTTCTCTTTCCTGTGCCAGGGGAAGGACAGCCGGGTGTCCGTGTGCGCCCTGCAGCAGTTCACCTACGCCCTGTGCAGCTGCGTCCAGCTGCTCACTCTGGTCAGCATCAGCGTGGAGCGCTTCCAAGCCATCGCCTTCCCCTTTCAAACCGAGAGAAGGAAAGCGAGGGTGCGTCTCTGGATTACCTCCATCTGGGCGTGCGGCCTCGTTTTAGCCATAATCTCTTTGACTCTCTCCAAAAAGGCGCTTTTCTACATGCTCTGCCGCTCGCACTTCGGGGGCAGCGGCGGCGACCTTCGCCACACGGATCCGTTCGGGCCCTACGTGCTGGTGCCGGTGTGGGGACTCTCTCTGACCGTGATCGTCGTCCACTACGTGCGGATCTTCAAAGTTGTGAGGCAGCACCGGAAGAAAGTGTTCAACCGCGGGGTCCAGCTGAGGCCCACGGTGGCGGAGCATGTGTGGGCCTGGTTGAGCGTCCCTCCTTCAGCACCTCGGACAGCTCCGCGGGGCTCCTGCAGGTCTCTGCCCCTCAGTCCGCTGCCTCTCCGCCGGACGATGCTGCTGGTGGCCGAGGCGGGCGCTCCCTGTGCGGGCGTCGCCGCGGCAAGACCCCCGGAGATCGTGGGGGCAGTTTGCCTCCTGACCCCCGGAGCCAAGGAGCGAGGCAAGAAACAGATGGAGGGGAAGCTGGCCCAGCGCTTTGGGTACATTATCATTGCCTTCACGCTTTTCTGGGCGCCCATGGTGGTTATTCTGCTCATGAATGTCATCTCTTGGCCGGACAGA TTACTGATGGAGCTGGAGACATCAGCCGTGGTTCTGACCTGCGTACAGGCTGCAGTGGATCCCCTCATTTACACTTTTGTCACCAGGCAGTTTCGAACTGAACTCAGCAAgatcctctcctccatcccagGGTGTCCCCCAAAACCGAGAGGCTGA